A genomic segment from Corallococcus soli encodes:
- a CDS encoding phosphatase PAP2 family protein, protein MNIWSFSGGRVLPHVSVRGQSEGALVRFRQVDLVLMAACSVAALVCVGPARWAPGSTRSACLFGLMALGVPLLRMLEARFPRQPLIAIAADFWLLPVSALSHGWLGPIVDWMNPLVKDAQLIAVDERLFGFQAAVSLSHVVPPWANDVLMLCYYGHFIWPLLLGIFLYARGRGPTPGFDEYLLGLGLLLSFNYAAYSLVPAVGPRYFLVGAFDGGLRGWLLTPLLESMMRGPVYTRDCFPSGHTGVALVVLFYAFRFARRFFWVMLFPGLGLIFATLSGRFHYTIDLVCAVPLVLVVTGLALALSRAARQRAVEQNARSVPVDAIVRP, encoded by the coding sequence GTGAACATCTGGTCTTTCAGCGGGGGGCGCGTGCTTCCCCATGTCTCAGTCCGGGGGCAGTCGGAGGGGGCGCTCGTGCGCTTCCGCCAGGTGGACCTCGTGCTGATGGCCGCCTGCTCGGTGGCGGCCCTGGTCTGCGTGGGCCCGGCCCGCTGGGCGCCCGGCTCCACCCGGAGCGCCTGCCTGTTCGGCCTGATGGCGCTGGGCGTGCCGCTGCTCCGCATGCTGGAGGCGCGCTTTCCGCGCCAGCCGCTCATCGCCATCGCGGCGGACTTCTGGCTGCTGCCCGTGTCGGCCCTGTCGCACGGGTGGCTGGGGCCCATCGTCGACTGGATGAACCCGCTGGTGAAGGACGCCCAGCTCATCGCGGTGGACGAGCGGCTCTTCGGCTTCCAGGCGGCGGTGTCGCTGTCCCACGTCGTGCCGCCGTGGGCGAACGACGTGCTGATGCTCTGCTACTACGGCCACTTCATCTGGCCGCTGCTGCTGGGCATCTTCCTGTACGCGCGCGGCCGGGGGCCCACGCCGGGCTTCGACGAATACCTGCTGGGCCTGGGGCTGCTCCTGAGCTTCAACTACGCGGCGTACTCGCTGGTGCCCGCGGTGGGCCCGCGCTACTTCCTCGTCGGCGCGTTCGACGGCGGGCTGCGCGGCTGGCTGCTCACGCCGCTGCTGGAGTCGATGATGCGCGGGCCGGTGTACACCCGGGACTGCTTCCCGTCCGGACACACCGGGGTGGCGCTGGTGGTGCTCTTCTACGCGTTCCGGTTCGCCCGGCGCTTCTTCTGGGTGATGCTGTTCCCCGGCCTGGGCCTCATCTTCGCGACGCTGTCCGGGCGCTTCCACTACACCATCGACCTGGTGTGCGCGGTGCCCCTGGTCCTCGTGGTGACGGGGCTGGCCCTGGCGCTGTCCCGGGCCGCCCGGCAGCGGGCGGTGGAACAGAACGCGCGCTCCGTGCCGGTGGACGCTATCGTCAGGCCCTGA
- a CDS encoding aminotransferase class I/II-fold pyridoxal phosphate-dependent enzyme, with amino-acid sequence MSARPVLSQRVSRFGTTVFSEFSALALKHHAVNLGQGFPDFDGPEEVKRAAWEAIQGGVNQYAPGVGAKGLRDAIAEHSQRFYGHAVDPDTMVSVTSGATEAILDVLLGLVDPGDEVIVFEPFYDSYDASIAFVGATARYVPIRPPDAEHAAWWFDRDEVRAAFGPRTRLLILNSPHNPTGKVFTREELEFLGNLCAEHDVKVLSDEVYEHIVFAPARHIRAATVPVLADRTVTVSSAGKSFSLTGWKIGWIIAPPPLRDAVQRAHQFVTFATASPFQAAMAVALRMPDAYFQGLTALYTAKRERLLAGLRAAGLTAHSPEGSYFILADIAGYGFEDDVAFCRHLVTQVGVAGIPPSVFYGAEHRHLGQRFARFAFCKTEGVLDEAARRLREKLPALAAAKR; translated from the coding sequence ATGTCCGCCCGGCCCGTGCTCTCGCAACGCGTCTCCCGCTTCGGCACCACCGTCTTCTCCGAGTTCAGCGCGCTGGCGCTGAAGCACCACGCCGTGAACCTGGGGCAGGGCTTCCCCGACTTCGACGGGCCGGAGGAGGTCAAGCGGGCCGCCTGGGAGGCCATCCAGGGCGGCGTCAACCAGTACGCCCCGGGCGTGGGCGCGAAGGGGCTGCGCGACGCCATCGCGGAGCACTCGCAGCGCTTCTACGGCCACGCCGTGGATCCGGACACCATGGTGTCCGTCACCAGCGGCGCGACGGAGGCCATCCTCGACGTGCTCCTGGGGCTGGTGGATCCGGGCGACGAGGTCATCGTCTTCGAGCCGTTCTACGACTCCTACGACGCCAGCATCGCCTTCGTCGGCGCCACGGCGCGCTACGTGCCCATCCGTCCGCCGGACGCGGAGCACGCCGCGTGGTGGTTTGATCGGGACGAGGTGAGGGCGGCCTTCGGCCCGCGCACGCGGCTGCTCATCCTCAACTCGCCCCACAACCCCACGGGCAAGGTCTTCACCCGCGAAGAGCTGGAGTTCCTGGGCAACCTCTGCGCCGAGCACGACGTGAAGGTGCTGTCGGATGAAGTCTACGAGCACATCGTCTTTGCCCCCGCGCGTCACATCCGCGCCGCCACGGTGCCGGTGCTCGCGGACCGCACGGTGACGGTGAGCAGCGCGGGCAAGTCCTTCAGCCTCACCGGGTGGAAGATTGGCTGGATCATCGCGCCGCCGCCCCTGCGGGACGCCGTGCAGCGCGCGCACCAGTTCGTCACCTTCGCCACCGCGTCCCCGTTCCAGGCGGCCATGGCCGTGGCGCTGCGGATGCCGGACGCGTACTTCCAGGGGCTGACGGCGCTCTACACCGCGAAGCGTGAGCGGCTGCTCGCGGGCCTGCGCGCGGCGGGGCTCACCGCGCATTCCCCCGAGGGCAGCTACTTCATCCTCGCGGACATCGCGGGCTACGGCTTCGAGGACGACGTGGCCTTCTGCCGGCACCTGGTGACGCAGGTGGGCGTGGCGGGCATCCCCCCCAGCGTCTTCTACGGCGCGGAGCACCGGCACCTGGGCCAGCGCTTCGCGCGCTTCGCCTTCTGCAAGACGGAAGGGGTGCTCGACGAGGCCGCGCGCCGGCTGCGCGAGAAGCTGCCCGCGCTCGCCGCGGCGAAGCGCTGA
- a CDS encoding enoyl-CoA hydratase-related protein, which produces MPEFKVDARGAIEIWTIDGESRRNAISRAMLQELGQLVARVSSSRDVRAVIITGAGDKAFCAGADLKERAGMAEPEVRAFLDGLRSTFRAVEKSDCVFIAAINGAAFGGGTELALACDLRVASPATELGLTEVKLGIIPGGGGTQRLSRLIGPGRAKDLILTARRVNAAEAFSIGLVNRLAPEGHLLQVAFQLAEAVVENAPVAVATAKHAIDEGTGLELDDALALELKKYEEVLKTEDRLEGLRAFAEKRPPVYKGR; this is translated from the coding sequence ATGCCGGAGTTCAAGGTCGACGCCCGCGGCGCCATCGAGATCTGGACCATCGACGGGGAGAGCCGCCGCAACGCCATCAGCCGCGCCATGCTCCAGGAACTGGGCCAGCTCGTGGCCCGCGTGTCCTCCAGCCGCGACGTGCGCGCGGTCATCATCACGGGCGCGGGCGACAAGGCCTTCTGCGCGGGCGCGGACCTCAAGGAGCGCGCCGGCATGGCGGAGCCGGAGGTGCGCGCCTTCCTGGACGGCCTGCGCAGCACCTTCCGCGCCGTGGAGAAGAGCGACTGCGTCTTCATCGCCGCCATCAACGGCGCGGCCTTCGGCGGCGGCACGGAGCTGGCCCTGGCGTGCGACCTGCGCGTCGCCTCGCCCGCCACCGAGCTGGGCCTCACCGAGGTGAAGCTGGGCATCATCCCCGGCGGCGGCGGCACGCAGCGGCTGTCCCGGCTCATTGGCCCGGGGCGCGCCAAGGACCTCATCCTCACCGCCCGGCGCGTCAACGCGGCGGAGGCCTTCAGCATCGGCCTGGTCAACCGGCTGGCCCCGGAGGGGCACCTGCTCCAGGTCGCCTTCCAGCTGGCGGAGGCCGTCGTGGAGAACGCGCCCGTGGCGGTGGCCACGGCGAAGCACGCCATCGACGAGGGCACGGGCCTGGAGCTGGACGATGCGCTCGCCCTGGAGCTGAAGAAGTACGAGGAGGTGCTCAAGACGGAGGACCGGCTGGAAGGGCTCCGCGCGTTCGCGGAGAAGCGTCCCCCTGTCTATAAAGGCCGCTGA
- a CDS encoding TIM44-like domain-containing protein: protein MPSCPPTKRHWQWSPGLRTVLALLVLALPLVALARGGGGEHYTSGRDRGGGGGGDGLPLWLLFDLVRMIFLYPKVTLPLLLVGGGLYWLYKRNLHPTATTRRALDQREAEVRTEVSSRDVQGWVNALKLKDPSFELQPTLDKVRWLFLELQKSWFRRDMTPVRPFLSDATWQRFNVQLELMRAQGVRDALADMEVQDVQLIGLHQTNWYDSIHVRVRASIRDTDVPADQTDAQAMAAAKKVAAESFTEVWTFVRKPGAQTRIGEDLFQGKCPNCGAPYKGGASNTCGFCDAVVNSGNYDWTLAEITQGVEHVRHHKQVDGLMQARADDPALNLEMLEDRASLLFWKWIDAQSRNETKRLSKVANAEAITRLSSELDELGKRGRRRVFLECAVGAVDVRALEVHPGSFDEAQVEIRWSARMGIGPVNERPPSLPTVPQRWVFTLVRRHGAKTNTDTGMSTDRCPQCNAPTTNTGANTCEFCGTVLGNGERDWVLASALPFESWNVRQDQRHSAASARHQQARAEERGAVVAPAEGDRVMTDQKERERLLYMMASIAASDGDVSNAERKLLKLCAERWSVSWANVEMALNAGPQLFERLVPRGSPEAEVFLRHIVEMALVDGRIDRKERKMLEIAAQHLGLESRLPELLGDH, encoded by the coding sequence ATGCCTTCGTGCCCTCCGACGAAACGCCACTGGCAATGGTCGCCTGGACTGCGCACCGTCCTCGCCCTGCTCGTGCTGGCCCTCCCCCTGGTGGCCCTGGCGCGCGGCGGCGGCGGCGAGCACTACACCTCCGGGCGTGACCGGGGCGGCGGCGGGGGTGGCGACGGCCTGCCCCTCTGGCTCCTCTTCGACCTGGTGCGGATGATCTTCCTGTACCCGAAGGTCACCCTGCCCCTGCTGCTGGTGGGCGGCGGGCTGTACTGGCTCTACAAGCGCAACCTGCACCCCACCGCCACCACGCGGAGAGCATTGGATCAACGCGAGGCGGAGGTGCGCACGGAGGTATCCAGCCGCGACGTGCAGGGCTGGGTCAACGCGCTGAAGCTCAAGGACCCGTCCTTCGAGCTGCAGCCCACGCTGGACAAGGTGCGCTGGCTCTTCCTGGAGCTGCAGAAGTCGTGGTTCCGCCGCGACATGACGCCCGTGCGCCCCTTCCTGTCGGACGCGACGTGGCAGCGCTTCAACGTGCAGCTGGAGCTCATGCGCGCCCAGGGCGTGCGCGACGCGCTGGCGGACATGGAAGTGCAGGACGTGCAGCTCATCGGGCTGCACCAGACGAACTGGTACGACAGCATCCACGTCCGCGTGCGCGCCAGCATCCGGGACACGGACGTGCCCGCGGACCAGACGGACGCGCAGGCCATGGCCGCCGCGAAGAAGGTCGCGGCGGAGTCCTTCACGGAGGTGTGGACCTTCGTGCGCAAGCCCGGGGCGCAGACGCGCATCGGCGAGGACCTGTTCCAGGGCAAGTGCCCCAACTGCGGCGCCCCGTACAAGGGCGGCGCGTCCAACACCTGCGGCTTCTGCGACGCGGTGGTGAACTCCGGCAACTACGACTGGACGCTGGCGGAGATCACCCAGGGCGTGGAGCACGTGCGCCACCACAAGCAGGTGGACGGCCTGATGCAGGCCCGCGCGGATGATCCGGCCCTCAACCTGGAGATGCTGGAGGACCGCGCGTCGCTGCTGTTCTGGAAGTGGATCGACGCGCAGAGCCGCAACGAGACGAAGCGCCTGTCCAAGGTCGCCAACGCGGAGGCCATCACCCGGCTGTCGTCGGAGCTGGACGAGCTGGGCAAGCGGGGCCGCCGGCGCGTCTTCCTGGAGTGCGCGGTGGGCGCGGTGGACGTGCGCGCGCTGGAGGTGCACCCGGGTTCGTTCGACGAGGCCCAGGTGGAGATCCGCTGGAGCGCGCGCATGGGCATCGGGCCCGTGAACGAGCGGCCGCCGAGCCTCCCCACCGTGCCCCAGCGCTGGGTCTTCACGCTGGTGCGCCGCCATGGCGCGAAGACGAACACGGACACCGGCATGTCCACGGACCGCTGCCCGCAGTGCAACGCGCCGACCACCAACACCGGCGCCAACACCTGCGAGTTCTGCGGCACCGTGCTGGGCAACGGCGAGCGGGACTGGGTGCTCGCGTCCGCCCTCCCCTTCGAGTCCTGGAACGTCCGGCAGGATCAGCGCCACTCGGCCGCGTCCGCCCGCCACCAGCAGGCGCGCGCGGAGGAGCGCGGCGCGGTGGTGGCCCCGGCCGAAGGCGACCGGGTGATGACGGACCAGAAGGAGCGCGAGCGGCTGCTCTACATGATGGCCTCCATCGCCGCCTCCGACGGCGACGTCTCCAACGCCGAGCGCAAGCTGCTCAAGCTGTGCGCGGAGCGCTGGAGCGTGTCCTGGGCCAACGTGGAGATGGCGCTCAACGCCGGCCCCCAGCTCTTCGAGCGGCTGGTGCCGCGCGGCAGCCCGGAGGCGGAGGTGTTCCTGCGCCACATCGTGGAGATGGCGCTCGTCGACGGCCGCATCGACCGCAAGGAGCGCAAGATGCTGGAGATCGCGGCCCAGCACCTGGGCCTCGAGTCCCGCCTGCCGGAGCTGCTGGGGGACCACTAG
- a CDS encoding efflux RND transporter permease subunit gives MSRPWQVLLAVALVTVGAGLIASRLEFRGSFVELLPEGAPEVRDLTRVSEKAGGDGYLVLMAKGATPEALKRYAAELQARLEALPEVRYVEHRYDVAFFRRHALLLLPTEKVAALRQDLQARVRYEKERASPLFVDLGAEEAPPTFEEIARKHTPDTAMPEMLASRDGSEVYLMIKPSGTAGDLDFARRFVATALETGRALAAASYPGVTLEATGNFQNRIEEDAVMRRDLSNAGLLSALIAVGLILLATRRVSALAVVGMPVVVGLVLTFAFAQGAIGHLNIVTGFLVAILIGLGIEYGVHLAMRYWEERERHGVREALTAAVRGTFGGALTSAFTNAAAFFVLMLAQFHAFQQFGLLAGLGVLMAVLSAYAVGPSLLAIAERIRPFRKEPAQGGVPQAQEALVSPTPAAPAAPEKPWRRWPTGLITAIALLVVGFAAYSVRVAPHLGFETNLRNLKGDSPASRLDDHITEQIGAPLNPAILAVDSLEQVREVEAVIARVKAENGANSVFLRTASLGDLVPSDTAGHAAELGLIRALLDGLPASSQADARVKDFRALVDAKPYGLEQVPVEARRRFEAVGGQGLFLLLFPSVSNYDTQDLNRWAAQLDQVVAGAKQKGIDLAVLDSNRIAARIFTLVQADGPFILWAAAAVVFAVIFISLRSFKKALLVAGPLFLGMTCLAGGMYLFDVQLNFINAVVLPNLLAIAVDNSVHLYHRYEEEGPGSLGRVVRNTGFAAVIATLSNAAGYGALLVANHQGLRSIGQIALLGVVSTFLGTTVFFPAMLALLERWRGRRSAVVPEAGAVVRSLNLGGADELSAESPGERKSA, from the coding sequence ATGTCGCGCCCCTGGCAGGTGCTGCTCGCCGTCGCCCTGGTGACGGTCGGCGCGGGCCTCATCGCGTCGAGGCTGGAGTTCCGCGGCTCCTTCGTGGAGCTGCTACCGGAGGGTGCCCCTGAGGTCCGGGATCTGACACGCGTGTCAGAGAAGGCGGGGGGCGACGGGTACCTGGTCCTCATGGCGAAGGGCGCGACGCCGGAGGCCCTCAAGCGCTACGCCGCCGAACTTCAGGCGCGGCTGGAGGCCCTGCCGGAGGTCCGCTACGTCGAGCATCGCTATGACGTGGCCTTCTTCCGCCGCCACGCGCTGCTGCTGCTGCCCACGGAGAAGGTGGCCGCGCTCCGCCAGGATCTCCAGGCCCGGGTCCGCTACGAGAAGGAGCGCGCAAGCCCCCTGTTCGTGGACCTGGGCGCGGAGGAGGCGCCGCCCACCTTCGAGGAGATCGCCCGGAAGCATACGCCTGACACGGCGATGCCGGAGATGCTGGCCAGCAGGGACGGCTCCGAGGTCTACCTGATGATCAAGCCGTCGGGGACGGCGGGGGACCTGGACTTCGCCCGGCGCTTCGTGGCGACGGCGCTGGAGACGGGCCGCGCGCTCGCGGCGGCGAGCTATCCGGGCGTGACGCTGGAGGCGACGGGCAACTTCCAGAACCGCATTGAAGAGGACGCGGTGATGCGCCGCGACTTGTCGAACGCGGGCCTGCTGTCCGCGCTCATCGCCGTGGGGCTCATCCTGCTGGCGACGCGGCGCGTGTCGGCGCTGGCGGTGGTGGGCATGCCGGTGGTGGTGGGGCTGGTGCTGACGTTCGCGTTCGCGCAGGGCGCCATCGGGCACCTCAACATCGTGACGGGCTTCCTCGTCGCCATCCTCATCGGCCTGGGCATCGAGTACGGCGTGCACCTGGCGATGCGCTACTGGGAGGAGCGGGAGCGCCACGGAGTGCGCGAGGCGCTGACGGCCGCCGTGCGCGGCACCTTCGGGGGCGCCCTCACGTCCGCCTTCACCAACGCGGCGGCGTTCTTCGTGCTGATGCTGGCGCAGTTCCACGCCTTCCAGCAGTTCGGCCTGCTCGCGGGCCTGGGCGTGCTCATGGCGGTGCTGTCCGCTTACGCGGTGGGCCCGTCGCTGCTCGCCATCGCGGAGCGCATCCGGCCCTTCCGCAAGGAGCCCGCGCAGGGTGGGGTGCCCCAGGCCCAGGAGGCCCTGGTGTCGCCCACCCCCGCCGCGCCGGCCGCCCCGGAGAAGCCGTGGCGGCGCTGGCCCACCGGGCTCATCACCGCCATCGCGCTCCTGGTCGTGGGCTTCGCCGCGTACTCGGTGCGGGTCGCGCCCCACCTGGGCTTCGAGACGAACCTGCGCAACCTGAAGGGGGACTCTCCGGCGTCGCGGCTGGATGACCACATCACGGAGCAGATCGGCGCGCCGCTCAACCCGGCCATCCTGGCGGTGGATTCGCTGGAGCAGGTGCGGGAGGTGGAGGCCGTCATCGCCCGGGTGAAGGCGGAGAACGGCGCGAACTCCGTGTTCCTGCGCACCGCCTCCCTGGGGGACCTGGTGCCCTCGGACACGGCGGGCCACGCGGCGGAGCTGGGCCTCATCCGCGCGCTCCTGGACGGGCTCCCGGCCTCCTCGCAGGCTGACGCGCGGGTGAAGGACTTCCGGGCCCTGGTGGACGCGAAGCCGTATGGCCTGGAGCAGGTGCCGGTGGAGGCGCGTCGCCGCTTCGAGGCGGTGGGCGGCCAGGGCCTGTTCCTGCTGCTGTTCCCTTCGGTGTCCAACTACGACACGCAGGATCTGAACCGCTGGGCGGCGCAGCTGGATCAGGTGGTGGCGGGGGCGAAGCAGAAGGGCATCGACCTGGCGGTGCTGGACAGCAACCGCATCGCGGCGCGCATCTTCACGCTGGTCCAGGCGGACGGTCCGTTCATCCTCTGGGCGGCGGCCGCGGTGGTGTTCGCGGTCATCTTCATCAGCCTGCGCAGCTTCAAGAAGGCGCTGCTGGTGGCGGGCCCGCTGTTCCTGGGCATGACCTGCCTGGCGGGAGGGATGTACCTCTTCGACGTGCAGCTCAACTTCATCAACGCGGTGGTGCTGCCCAACCTGCTGGCCATCGCGGTGGACAACTCGGTGCACCTGTACCACCGGTACGAGGAAGAGGGCCCCGGGTCGCTGGGACGGGTGGTGCGCAACACCGGCTTCGCCGCGGTGATCGCGACCCTGTCCAACGCGGCGGGCTACGGAGCGCTGCTGGTCGCCAACCACCAGGGCCTGCGGAGCATCGGACAGATTGCGCTGCTGGGGGTCGTGTCCACCTTCCTGGGGACGACGGTGTTCTTCCCGGCCATGCTGGCGCTGCTGGAGCGGTGGAGGGGGCGGCGGTCCGCGGTGGTGCCCGAAGCAGGGGCGGTGGTGCGGAGCCTCAATCTCGGAGGGGCCGACGAGCTGTCGGCCGAATCGCCGGGGGAGCGCAAATCGGCGTGA
- a CDS encoding hydroxymethylglutaryl-CoA lyase: protein MDPKEPARTRVGLLGQLPRKVDVYEVGPRDGLQNELRTLPTRDKARLINALVAAGEKRIEVTSFVSPKWIPQLADAEELFKLVGRRPGVVFSALVPNLKGLERAQAAGLEEAAVFISASEAHSKKNINKTIAEALAGAKEVTAAARKAGMRVRGYLSTVWGCPYEGHVPVERVVDICRQLVDAGIYQLSLGDTIGVGTPRQTEEILGALLAHMPVDTLALHLHDTRGTALANALVGLSAGVTTFDASIGGLGGCPYAPGAAGNLASEDAVFMLHGMGVDTGIDLDKLVEAGEIAQELIGRKLAGKYLQAALGEREKKSSRRAQT, encoded by the coding sequence GTGGATCCGAAAGAACCAGCGCGAACGCGGGTCGGCCTGTTGGGGCAGCTGCCCCGCAAGGTCGACGTCTATGAGGTCGGTCCCCGCGACGGCCTCCAGAACGAACTGAGGACACTGCCCACCCGGGACAAGGCGCGGCTCATCAACGCGCTGGTCGCGGCGGGGGAGAAGCGCATCGAGGTGACGTCGTTCGTGTCACCCAAGTGGATCCCCCAGCTCGCGGACGCGGAGGAGCTGTTCAAGCTGGTGGGCCGCCGTCCGGGCGTCGTCTTCTCCGCGCTGGTGCCCAACCTCAAGGGCCTGGAGCGCGCGCAGGCGGCGGGCCTGGAGGAGGCCGCGGTGTTCATCTCCGCGTCGGAGGCCCACTCCAAGAAGAACATCAACAAGACCATCGCGGAGGCGCTGGCCGGCGCGAAGGAGGTCACCGCCGCCGCCCGCAAGGCCGGGATGCGCGTGCGCGGCTACCTGTCCACCGTCTGGGGCTGCCCCTACGAGGGCCACGTCCCGGTGGAGCGCGTGGTGGACATCTGCCGCCAGCTCGTGGATGCGGGCATCTACCAGCTCAGCCTGGGCGACACGATCGGCGTGGGCACCCCCCGGCAGACGGAGGAGATCCTGGGCGCCCTGCTGGCGCACATGCCGGTGGACACCCTGGCCCTGCACCTGCACGACACCCGGGGCACCGCGCTGGCCAACGCGCTGGTCGGCCTGTCCGCGGGCGTCACCACGTTCGACGCGAGCATCGGGGGGCTGGGCGGCTGTCCCTACGCCCCCGGGGCCGCGGGCAACCTGGCCTCCGAGGACGCCGTGTTCATGCTGCACGGCATGGGCGTGGACACCGGCATCGACCTGGACAAGCTGGTGGAGGCCGGGGAGATCGCCCAGGAGCTGATTGGCCGCAAGCTCGCGGGCAAGTACCTCCAGGCCGCGCTGGGCGAGCGGGAGAAGAAGTCCTCCCGCCGCGCGCAGACCTGA
- a CDS encoding class I SAM-dependent methyltransferase, which produces MSDDFFGELYLRSTLPFLSEEVTAREGEYLARAFASVDGPVVDLGCGHGRHAARLNAEGALAGRVVGLERDPLSLRLRRPGFPVVRGDLRALPFQAGSLGGAYAWYSTLFAFSDEEHVQVLREVARVLRPGGLLVFQTVPYERLARSPGAAFRERLPDGSLLEEESRFDAMRGRDVGQRQLTLPEGRVLRAAYAIRYYPLAELRGLLESTGFSMAWVHGGLDGGPMTPDSTDLIVGAGLRQG; this is translated from the coding sequence GTGTCCGACGACTTCTTCGGGGAGCTGTACCTGCGCAGCACGCTGCCGTTCCTCTCCGAGGAGGTGACGGCCCGGGAAGGGGAGTACCTGGCCCGGGCGTTCGCGTCCGTGGACGGGCCCGTGGTGGACCTGGGCTGTGGCCACGGGCGTCATGCGGCGCGGCTCAACGCGGAGGGCGCGCTGGCCGGGCGGGTGGTGGGCCTGGAGCGGGATCCGCTGTCGCTGCGCCTGCGCCGGCCCGGCTTCCCGGTGGTGCGGGGCGACCTGCGGGCGCTGCCCTTCCAGGCCGGGTCGCTGGGGGGCGCCTACGCCTGGTATTCGACACTCTTCGCCTTCTCCGACGAGGAGCACGTCCAGGTGCTGCGCGAGGTGGCGCGGGTGCTCAGGCCCGGGGGGCTGCTCGTCTTCCAGACGGTGCCGTACGAGCGGCTGGCGCGATCCCCGGGCGCGGCGTTCCGGGAGCGGTTACCGGATGGGAGTCTCCTGGAGGAGGAGAGCCGCTTCGACGCGATGCGTGGGAGGGACGTGGGGCAGCGCCAATTGACGCTGCCGGAGGGACGCGTGCTGCGAGCGGCGTACGCCATTCGTTACTATCCTCTTGCGGAACTCAGGGGGCTGTTGGAAAGCACGGGCTTTTCGATGGCATGGGTGCACGGAGGCCTGGATGGCGGGCCGATGACACCCGACTCGACCGACCTCATCGTGGGAGCAGGGCTCCGGCAGGGCTGA
- a CDS encoding aminotransferase class I/II-fold pyridoxal phosphate-dependent enzyme: MSDVFDKCRTWKDYRIAKATGLYPYFRAIEASHGSTEVEIEGRRVIMVGSNNYLGLAADPRVKEAAIKATEKFGTTCSGSRLLNGTLALHEELEARLAKFLNRESAIVISTGFQTNLALASILGRHDIVFSDRQNHASLVDGVRLSFATERKFRHNDMEHLEQLLAAAEPGAGKIIVTDGVFSMEGDVCNLPRIVELSKQYNARVMTDDAHAMGVLGELGRGTSEYFGMEKDVDLVMGTFSKSFASLGGVLAGPFDVINYIRHKARSVIFSASMTPASIAAALKATEIIEAEPERRVRLLDIAEKMHNGFRAMGFDTGVSVTPVVPVHIGDQVKCFRFWRALHEAGVFANPVIPPAVEAGHALIRTSYMATHTDAQLDQVLDTFEKIGRKLNVIPETRPTVYEPVQIARPGSGVRGNKASETWAAGSAGLLADKGFSLEQLSRMSSREMAGKFFDAVEQLTWRAANLQPEDLRRLGGAPKKLWEKRSELGGLLLEKGAHLFMRNGDGSSDGNPAERN; the protein is encoded by the coding sequence ATGAGCGACGTGTTCGACAAGTGCCGTACCTGGAAGGACTACCGCATCGCCAAGGCCACCGGCCTGTATCCGTACTTCCGGGCGATCGAAGCGTCGCACGGCTCCACGGAGGTGGAGATCGAAGGTCGCCGGGTCATCATGGTGGGCTCGAACAACTACCTGGGCCTGGCCGCGGATCCGCGCGTCAAGGAAGCGGCCATCAAGGCGACGGAGAAGTTCGGCACGACGTGCTCGGGGTCTCGCCTGCTCAACGGCACGCTCGCGCTGCATGAGGAGCTGGAGGCGCGGCTGGCGAAGTTCCTCAACCGCGAGTCGGCCATCGTCATCTCCACCGGCTTCCAGACGAACCTGGCGCTCGCATCCATCCTGGGCCGCCACGACATCGTCTTCAGCGACCGGCAGAACCATGCCTCGCTGGTGGACGGCGTGCGCCTGTCGTTCGCGACGGAGCGCAAGTTCCGCCACAACGACATGGAGCACCTGGAGCAGCTGCTGGCCGCCGCGGAGCCGGGCGCCGGGAAGATCATCGTCACGGACGGCGTGTTCTCCATGGAGGGCGACGTCTGCAACCTGCCCCGCATCGTGGAGCTGTCCAAGCAGTACAACGCGCGCGTGATGACGGATGACGCGCACGCCATGGGCGTGCTGGGCGAGCTGGGCCGGGGCACCTCCGAATACTTCGGCATGGAGAAGGACGTCGACCTGGTCATGGGGACGTTCTCCAAGAGCTTCGCGTCGCTGGGCGGCGTGCTCGCGGGGCCGTTCGACGTCATCAACTACATCCGCCACAAGGCCCGCTCGGTCATCTTCTCCGCGTCCATGACGCCCGCGTCCATCGCGGCGGCGCTCAAGGCGACGGAGATCATCGAGGCGGAGCCGGAGCGCCGCGTGCGCCTGCTGGACATCGCGGAGAAGATGCACAATGGCTTCCGCGCCATGGGCTTCGACACGGGCGTGTCGGTGACGCCGGTGGTGCCGGTGCACATCGGCGATCAGGTGAAGTGCTTCCGCTTCTGGCGCGCGCTGCACGAGGCGGGCGTGTTCGCCAACCCCGTCATCCCCCCGGCGGTGGAGGCGGGCCACGCGCTCATCCGCACCAGCTACATGGCCACGCACACCGACGCGCAGCTGGACCAGGTGCTGGACACCTTCGAGAAGATCGGCCGCAAGCTGAACGTCATCCCGGAGACGCGCCCCACGGTGTACGAGCCGGTGCAGATCGCCCGGCCGGGCAGCGGCGTGCGCGGCAACAAGGCGTCGGAGACGTGGGCCGCGGGCTCCGCGGGCCTGCTCGCGGACAAGGGCTTCTCGCTGGAGCAGCTGTCGCGCATGTCCTCGCGCGAGATGGCGGGCAAGTTCTTCGACGCGGTGGAGCAGCTCACCTGGCGCGCGGCGAACCTGCAGCCGGAGGACCTGCGCCGGCTGGGTGGCGCGCCCAAGAAGCTCTGGGAGAAGCGCAGCGAGCTGGGGGGCCTGCTGCTGGAGAAGGGCGCCCACCTGTTCATGCGCAACGGCGACGGCTCCTCCGACGGCAACCCGGCCGAAAGGAACTGA